The following is a genomic window from Candidatus Latescibacterota bacterium.
GCCTATAAGGGTATAGTCGGTTCTTCCCGCCCTGTCTCCGCCCAGGGCAAATTTTGTCTTCACCGCCTTTGGGTCATCATAATCATTGAAGAGTATGATTCCCTCTTCCTCGAATTTTTGCGCATCGAATCTGCACTCACAATCGTATCGTTTGATCCGTCCTGCGATATCTGCCGAACGAGAAAGGAAATCACCGCTGTTTACAAGAGTGACATCTCCCTCTATCCGCGAATCTCCGGTCATTATGAGCCGCCCACTTACAACCCAGGCATTACCTGAGAGGACGGCGCCATCCTGAATGTCCAGGGACCCCGAGATAACAACCACAGGACCGGTAATCGAATCTCCTGCGGACAACATATATCCACCGTAGAAGAACCGTGCGTCCTTAAGGTCGAGGACGGATGTCAACCTCTCATGTGAGATCTTTTCGATGCCTGCTTCATCAGCCTGAAGACCGCTGCCCCAGGCCAGTAAAATCGACAATAATGCAGCAAATAAAATCATTCTGTCAGACAATAGACATTCAATCCTTATGGCTGTAGTATATCTTGTTAACTATCTTCCATCCGTCACTGAACCTGTATAGAGACATATAATCCGAATATATATGCTTTCCGTCCCTGTAGATCTCCACCTTGGCGATGGCCGCATTGCCAGTGACGTCGACCATGGGAAACTTGCATATGGTATCATGTTTCGGGGGCGATTGATCTTTCTTTATTCTCTTTTCGATTCCAGCGATCCACTCACCGATAGTCATCTTCCGTATTTCATCATCCCTGAAGATCAGCATATTGAAATCTTCATGAAACCCTTTCCTGATAGCGGGAATATCACGGTCGATATGGATACCTTTCACATAGGCGTTTTCT
Proteins encoded in this region:
- a CDS encoding nuclear transport factor 2 family protein, with protein sequence MMRSMIVVVIFSVFVVGIALPSFASENGQEVSAVKKVIENAYVKGIHIDRDIPAIRKGFHEDFNMLIFRDDEIRKMTIGEWIAGIEKRIKKDQSPPKHDTICKFPMVDVTGNAAIAKVEIYRDGKHIYSDYMSLYRFSDGWKIVNKIYYSHKD